The Panicum virgatum strain AP13 chromosome 5K, P.virgatum_v5, whole genome shotgun sequence genome has a window encoding:
- the LOC120707551 gene encoding AF4/FMR2 family member lilli-like: protein MAATPPPRPYRFPALPEAAAAAAAAAEQEEDDRVAARCSRRSCGTCSASAVASCVALCLCPCAVLSCLTLALVRAPYAAGRRCAARLARRRLRKARARRVRDLGDDEQQKQKQQQQQQQQQGPRRSKEWGAELARAAAAGGAEARAKVSSRMDASDEVWADMYQVGLWGFGRLSFSAPVMAGGGGDSETDGGDAAPE from the coding sequence ATGGCGgcgacgccgccaccgcgcccgtACCGCTTCCCCGCGctgccggaggcggcggcggcggcggcggcggcggccgagcaggaggaggacgaccgggtggcggcgcggtgcaGCAGGCGGTCGTGCGGGACGTGCAGCgcgtcggcggtggcgagctgcgTGGCGCTGTGCCTCTGCCCGTGCGCCGTGCTCAGCTGCCTCACGCTGGCGCTCGTCAGGGCGCCCTAcgcggcgggccggcggtgCGCGGCCAGGCTCGCCCGGAGGCGCCTGCGGAAGGCAAGGGCGAGACGCGTCCGCGACCTGGGCGACGACGagcagcagaagcagaagcagcagcagcagcagcagcagcagcagggcccgcggcggagcaaggAGTGGGGCGCCGAGCtggcccgcgcggccgcggccggcggcgccgaggccagGGCGAAGGTGAGCTCCAGGATGGACGCGTCCGATGAGGTGTGGGCGGACATGTACCAGGTCGGGCTCTGGGGGTTCGGCCGGCTGTCCTTCTCGGCGCCGGTG